From Chthonomonas sp., the proteins below share one genomic window:
- a CDS encoding UbiA family prenyltransferase — MIKFEHSIFALPFAMIGMMWGSLAATGSAWPGWAKFGWILLAMVSCRSAAMAYNRIADRDIDALNPRTKMRAIPAGLLRLGTANLLFFISLGLFFGSAAMLGYWPLVLSPVAAFVTLIYSRTKRFTPLCHLVLGLGLAIAPGAAYLAVAGFVRPEIVALMVAVIGWTAGFDIIYALQDEEFDREHGLRSIPETLGKVGAMRVSRALHTVAIVALLGATWLADGGLWGWVGVGFVASVLAFEQSLVKPHDLSRVNLAFFTLNGFVSLGFFGFCLLDILL, encoded by the coding sequence ATGATCAAATTCGAGCATTCGATCTTCGCGCTACCGTTCGCGATGATCGGCATGATGTGGGGATCGCTCGCCGCGACGGGCTCGGCGTGGCCGGGTTGGGCCAAGTTCGGCTGGATTCTGTTGGCCATGGTCAGTTGCCGATCCGCCGCCATGGCGTACAACCGTATTGCCGACCGCGACATTGATGCCCTCAATCCGCGCACCAAGATGCGCGCCATCCCCGCTGGACTGCTCCGGCTCGGCACCGCGAACCTGCTGTTCTTCATCTCGCTGGGGCTGTTCTTCGGCTCGGCGGCGATGCTCGGCTATTGGCCGCTCGTGCTCAGTCCGGTCGCCGCTTTTGTCACCCTCATCTACAGTCGCACCAAGCGGTTTACGCCGCTTTGCCATCTGGTTCTGGGGTTGGGGTTGGCCATTGCGCCGGGCGCGGCTTACTTGGCAGTTGCCGGGTTTGTCCGGCCGGAAATCGTGGCGCTCATGGTCGCCGTGATCGGCTGGACCGCCGGATTCGACATCATTTACGCCTTACAAGACGAGGAATTCGACCGGGAGCATGGGCTACGATCCATCCCCGAGACGCTCGGCAAGGTGGGTGCCATGCGAGTCAGCCGCGCCCTGCACACGGTCGCCATCGTCGCCCTGCTAGGGGCGACGTGGCTCGCGGACGGCGGGCTATGGGGTTGGGTGGGGGTTGGGTTTGTCGCCAGCGTGCTCGCCTTTGAGCAATCGCTGGTCAAACCGCATGATCTGAGCCGTGTGAACCTCGCCTTTTTCACCCTCAACGGGTTTGTCAGCCTTGGGTTCTTTGGCTTTTGCCTACTCGATATCCTGCTCTAA
- a CDS encoding rRNA pseudouridine synthase: MSTPETERLHKFLARCGVASRRKAEELIREGAVEVNGSMVIEMGVRVGPEDEVRVFGRPVVAERFLYVVMNKPKGYVTTTSDERNRRTVMDLLPDMSVSLKPVGRLDLDTEGVLLFTNDGELAARLTHARYAVDKEYLVKIHGVMPPEKLAKLRAGVWIEGGKTKPIQAELVHQSDKETVLRLTLHEGRNRQIRRMCEALGHDVMSLKRERIAFISVKGMALGECRTVGQKDIQRLRAMVKLQ, encoded by the coding sequence ATGTCCACCCCCGAAACCGAACGTCTGCACAAGTTCCTCGCCCGCTGCGGGGTGGCTTCGCGGCGCAAAGCCGAAGAGCTGATTCGCGAGGGCGCGGTGGAGGTCAACGGGAGCATGGTCATCGAAATGGGGGTCCGCGTCGGGCCCGAAGACGAGGTCCGCGTGTTTGGCCGCCCCGTCGTCGCCGAGCGATTTTTGTACGTGGTGATGAACAAGCCGAAGGGCTACGTGACCACCACCAGCGACGAGCGCAACCGCCGCACCGTGATGGATCTGCTGCCCGACATGAGCGTCTCGCTGAAGCCGGTGGGCCGCCTCGACCTGGACACCGAGGGCGTGCTCCTGTTTACCAACGACGGCGAACTCGCCGCCCGCCTGACCCACGCGCGCTACGCCGTGGATAAGGAATATCTGGTCAAAATCCACGGCGTGATGCCGCCGGAAAAACTGGCCAAACTCCGCGCCGGCGTGTGGATCGAAGGCGGAAAGACCAAGCCGATTCAAGCCGAACTCGTCCACCAATCGGACAAGGAAACCGTACTCCGCCTCACCCTGCACGAGGGTCGCAACCGCCAGATTCGGCGCATGTGCGAGGCGTTAGGCCACGACGTGATGTCGCTTAAGCGCGAGCGTATTGCGTTCATTTCCGTCAAAGGAATGGCGCTCGGCGAGTGCCGCACGGTCGGGCAAAAGGACATTCAGCGCCTGCGCGCGATGGTCAAACTTCAGTAG
- a CDS encoding prephenate dehydrogenase/arogenate dehydrogenase family protein — protein sequence MVVAVVGLGLIGGSILRGLAASGLTDRLLGFDTSVPAVDHFRELGLDAYGASELSRAEQADLWVVATPPRTLASVLDEVAALRQSDSVVTDVASIKGSFRDSAAPIGSHFVGGHPIAGKSASHHSLADPDLFVDAPWALCDDFEPSREVRHRVETMVYALDAQPIWMSSEEHDRHLGLLSHLPHILAAVLLHQSLGLSHVGLGGGSWRDLTRVGGNYAELWAQILPQNREHVRAHLAALKAKIEDVDALLAAGSDEELEAFLTEADRIRRGGEA from the coding sequence GTGGTTGTTGCAGTTGTCGGGTTAGGCTTGATCGGCGGGTCCATTTTGCGTGGTCTAGCGGCGAGCGGTTTGACCGATCGCCTGCTGGGTTTTGACACGTCCGTGCCCGCGGTGGATCACTTTCGCGAACTCGGATTGGACGCCTACGGGGCGTCCGAGCTCAGCCGCGCCGAACAAGCCGACTTGTGGGTCGTGGCAACTCCGCCGCGAACGCTCGCGTCGGTGCTCGACGAGGTCGCCGCATTGCGGCAATCCGATTCGGTCGTGACCGACGTCGCCAGCATCAAGGGCAGTTTCCGCGATTCGGCGGCCCCCATTGGCTCCCATTTCGTCGGCGGCCACCCGATCGCCGGCAAGAGCGCCAGCCACCACAGCCTGGCCGATCCCGATTTGTTTGTGGACGCGCCATGGGCGCTTTGCGATGACTTTGAGCCGAGCCGTGAGGTGCGTCACCGCGTGGAGACGATGGTGTACGCGCTCGACGCGCAACCGATTTGGATGTCGAGCGAGGAGCACGACCGCCACTTGGGGCTGCTTTCGCATTTGCCGCACATCTTGGCGGCGGTGCTGTTGCACCAAAGTTTGGGGCTCAGCCACGTGGGGTTGGGCGGCGGATCGTGGCGCGACCTCACCCGCGTGGGCGGCAACTACGCCGAGTTGTGGGCGCAGATTCTTCCGCAAAACCGCGAGCATGTCCGCGCGCACTTGGCCGCGCTAAAGGCCAAGATCGAGGATGTGGATGCGCTCCTCGCGGCGGGTTCCGACGAGGAGCTTGAAGCCTTTTTGACCGAGGCAGACCGGATTCGGCGGGGCGGCGAGGCTTAG
- a CDS encoding D-alanyl-D-alanine carboxypeptidase: MRVRTIAALALVVGSATAAWAQPQLSIKADAGIIIDAATGIVLWEKNPDAKMFPASTTKIMTGLLLLENTSPTDQVIAPRDVTSVGESSMNLRPREKLTASDLLTAIMLRSANDAAYTAAIHIAGSKEKFAAMMNERAAELGCSSTHFMNPHGLHNESHYTSARDLAIMARAAMHNEEFRAVVRQPASTISRGDLREEEVSNRNRWLSLDSSADGIKTGYTKKAGRCFVGSATRNDWQVITVQLHSPNWMADQPRMVDWAFTSFAHAPTELDAALGLELAAH, translated from the coding sequence ATGCGAGTTCGAACCATTGCCGCTCTTGCCCTTGTTGTGGGGTCTGCCACCGCCGCCTGGGCGCAACCTCAGCTGAGCATCAAGGCCGACGCCGGCATCATTATCGACGCCGCGACCGGCATTGTGTTGTGGGAAAAAAACCCGGACGCCAAAATGTTTCCGGCCAGCACCACCAAGATCATGACCGGCCTGTTGCTCTTGGAAAATACGAGCCCCACCGACCAGGTGATTGCGCCGCGCGACGTGACCTCCGTTGGAGAATCGAGCATGAACTTGCGTCCGCGCGAAAAGCTCACCGCCTCCGACCTGCTCACCGCGATTATGCTGCGCAGCGCCAACGATGCGGCTTACACCGCGGCCATCCATATTGCCGGGAGCAAGGAGAAATTTGCCGCAATGATGAACGAGCGCGCGGCGGAACTGGGTTGCAGCTCCACGCATTTTATGAATCCGCACGGGCTGCACAACGAGAGCCACTACACCTCCGCCCGCGACTTGGCCATCATGGCCCGCGCGGCCATGCACAACGAGGAGTTTCGGGCGGTGGTCCGCCAGCCCGCCTCCACGATTTCGCGCGGCGACCTACGCGAGGAAGAGGTGTCCAACCGCAATAGGTGGCTGAGCCTGGATAGCAGCGCCGACGGGATTAAGACGGGTTACACGAAAAAGGCGGGGCGGTGCTTCGTCGGCTCCGCCACCCGCAACGATTGGCAGGTGATTACGGTGCAGCTGCATTCGCCGAATTGGATGGCCGACCAGCCCCGCATGGTCGACTGGGCGTTTACTTCGTTTGCGCATGCGCCGACCGAGCTCGACGCGGCATTGGGTCTGGAACTCGCGGCTCATTAA
- a CDS encoding isocitrate/isopropylmalate dehydrogenase family protein: MSKRQIAVIPGDGIGPEIMEAVIAILETTGFSADWVYLDAGLSAVDKGLDPMPKETLDKIRDIGVALKSPTTTPKGGGHSSANVALRKALDLFANVRPAKTLPGVKGPFADKNLDIIIVRENTEDLYAGIEFMPHPDIAQGVKVITRPGCHRIAKYAFEMARSQGRKRVSAIHKANIMKLCDGMFLEEFYKVAKDYSEIQADDIIVDNCCMQLVTRPEQFDVMVTENLYGDIVSDLCAGLVGGLGLAPGANIGQNCAVFEAVHGSAPDIAGKGVANPTALLMSAVMMLRHLGHMEQADKLQQSVLRVCQDGKCLTIDLGGKASTREFQVEVISQAKG, from the coding sequence ATGAGCAAGCGACAGATCGCCGTGATTCCGGGCGACGGAATTGGCCCAGAAATCATGGAGGCGGTCATCGCCATCCTCGAGACCACCGGATTTTCCGCCGACTGGGTGTACCTCGACGCCGGGCTGAGCGCCGTGGACAAGGGCCTGGACCCCATGCCCAAGGAAACCCTCGACAAGATTCGCGACATCGGCGTCGCCCTCAAAAGCCCGACGACCACGCCCAAAGGCGGCGGCCACAGCTCGGCCAACGTCGCGCTGCGCAAGGCGCTCGACCTCTTTGCCAACGTGCGTCCCGCCAAGACGCTGCCCGGCGTCAAGGGGCCGTTTGCCGACAAGAATCTCGACATCATCATCGTGCGCGAAAACACGGAAGACCTTTACGCGGGCATCGAGTTTATGCCGCACCCGGATATCGCGCAGGGCGTCAAGGTCATCACCCGTCCGGGTTGCCACCGCATCGCCAAGTACGCGTTCGAAATGGCCCGCAGCCAGGGTCGCAAGCGCGTGAGCGCCATCCACAAGGCCAACATCATGAAGCTGTGCGACGGCATGTTCCTTGAAGAGTTTTATAAGGTCGCCAAGGATTACTCGGAGATTCAAGCCGACGACATCATCGTGGATAACTGCTGTATGCAGTTGGTCACGCGGCCCGAGCAGTTTGACGTGATGGTCACCGAAAACCTCTACGGCGACATCGTAAGCGATCTCTGCGCGGGGTTGGTCGGTGGACTCGGACTCGCGCCGGGTGCGAACATCGGCCAAAACTGCGCCGTGTTCGAGGCCGTGCACGGCTCCGCGCCTGACATCGCCGGAAAGGGCGTGGCCAATCCCACCGCTCTGCTCATGAGTGCGGTCATGATGCTGCGTCACTTGGGCCACATGGAGCAAGCCGACAAACTACAACAGTCGGTGCTGCGGGTATGCCAAGACGGCAAGTGTTTGACCATTGACCTCGGCGGCAAGGCCAGCACGCGCGAGTTTCAGGTGGAAGTCATTTCGCAGGCGAAAGGCTAA
- a CDS encoding ParA family protein produces MTIWGVVNQKGGVGKTTTTVNLAHGLALKGQRVLAVDADPQGNATSGFGVEKTRVPHTLFDVFQAMIDEPDTTAAELQPAILNVRDNLDLIPATLDLAGAEPLLLNAVGKELILRDALATLEGRYDTVIIDGPPSLGILTINILAASHKLIVPMQCEFYALEGLSQLMKTIDVVRRRINPGLTIEKVVLTMVDSRNRLTQQVMEEVHKFFGDRVSSIHIPRNVRLSESPGFGESALERFPTSKGAVAYNQLAEEILEGCGAH; encoded by the coding sequence ATGACCATTTGGGGCGTTGTGAATCAAAAGGGAGGGGTGGGCAAGACCACCACCACCGTGAATCTCGCCCACGGTTTGGCGCTGAAGGGTCAGCGGGTGCTGGCGGTGGATGCCGACCCGCAGGGCAACGCGACCTCGGGCTTTGGCGTCGAGAAAACCCGCGTGCCGCACACGTTGTTCGACGTCTTTCAGGCGATGATCGACGAGCCTGACACGACCGCCGCTGAGTTGCAACCGGCCATCCTCAACGTCCGCGACAACCTCGACCTCATTCCGGCCACGCTGGATTTGGCGGGCGCGGAGCCGCTTCTGCTCAACGCGGTCGGCAAAGAGCTCATCCTGCGTGACGCGCTGGCGACGTTGGAGGGCCGCTACGACACGGTGATCATTGATGGGCCGCCGAGCCTGGGCATTCTCACCATCAACATTCTGGCGGCGAGCCACAAACTCATCGTCCCCATGCAATGCGAATTCTACGCGCTGGAGGGTCTGAGCCAACTCATGAAGACCATTGACGTGGTTCGACGCCGCATCAATCCGGGCCTCACCATCGAAAAGGTGGTGCTCACGATGGTGGATTCTCGCAACCGCCTGACGCAGCAAGTGATGGAGGAGGTCCACAAGTTTTTTGGCGACCGCGTGTCGTCAATCCACATTCCGCGCAACGTCCGTCTTAGCGAATCGCCCGGCTTCGGAGAGAGCGCACTGGAGCGATTCCCCACAAGCAAGGGCGCGGTTGCGTACAATCAGTTAGCGGAGGAGATTTTAGAAGGATGCGGCGCGCACTAG
- a CDS encoding ImmA/IrrE family metallo-endopeptidase, which yields MALSQKTLGARLQSARKSAALTQAIASREVGISRETLAQIEAGVRSVNSLEISRLARLYGRSLGSILSPEGNSEDEPLTPLFRMQETLAESPGLREKLMWFTSVFQEARTIERLLGDEPLPLPPDYGMRDPRSIAEAYEQGQELANQERQRLGLGSGPIADVAEVLAQQGVWAVAAAMPENVSGICLIHPAIGAAAIVNQSHHRSRRRFSYAHEYAHILADRVGRPTSVSGASNAKDLMERRANSFASEFLMPTKGILELLARLDKGGASREPMSFFDNSSDAGELIEKRNPPGSQEIDFHDVAFIADWFQVSYDAAAYRLSDLGKVTREKLQTLLTKRSARKWVEASDQPYLETYLRWLVREAYRREVISGGRFRDFCTLAKLDVEEEFAQVQAHFD from the coding sequence ATGGCTCTTTCTCAAAAAACTCTCGGAGCGCGATTGCAAAGTGCGCGCAAAAGCGCGGCGCTTACTCAGGCGATTGCTTCGCGGGAAGTGGGCATTTCCCGCGAGACCCTGGCCCAAATCGAAGCTGGCGTCCGCAGCGTTAACTCGCTGGAAATTTCGCGCCTGGCGCGGCTGTATGGTCGGTCGCTCGGTTCGATCCTGAGTCCGGAAGGCAACTCCGAGGACGAGCCGCTCACCCCGCTCTTCCGGATGCAAGAAACCTTGGCCGAATCACCCGGACTGCGTGAGAAACTCATGTGGTTCACCAGCGTATTCCAAGAAGCTCGCACCATCGAGCGCCTACTCGGCGACGAGCCGTTGCCGCTGCCGCCGGACTATGGCATGCGCGACCCGCGCTCGATCGCCGAAGCGTATGAGCAGGGCCAGGAGTTAGCCAATCAAGAGCGTCAACGGCTGGGTTTGGGATCGGGTCCGATTGCAGATGTGGCCGAAGTGCTTGCCCAACAAGGGGTCTGGGCCGTCGCCGCCGCCATGCCGGAAAACGTCTCGGGCATCTGCCTGATCCACCCCGCGATCGGCGCGGCCGCGATCGTGAATCAGAGCCACCACCGCAGTCGCCGCCGATTCTCCTATGCTCATGAGTACGCCCACATCTTGGCGGATCGAGTGGGCCGACCCACTTCGGTGAGTGGTGCGAGCAACGCCAAGGATCTGATGGAGCGGCGAGCGAACAGCTTTGCCAGCGAGTTTTTGATGCCAACCAAAGGCATATTGGAGTTGCTCGCGCGGCTCGACAAAGGTGGTGCGAGCCGCGAGCCGATGTCGTTTTTCGATAACAGTAGCGATGCAGGCGAGCTGATTGAAAAGCGCAACCCGCCCGGCTCGCAAGAGATCGATTTTCACGATGTCGCGTTTATCGCGGATTGGTTTCAGGTGAGTTATGACGCGGCGGCTTATCGGCTAAGTGATCTCGGAAAAGTCACTCGCGAAAAACTGCAAACCTTGCTGACTAAGCGTAGCGCGCGCAAGTGGGTGGAAGCGTCCGACCAGCCGTATCTTGAAACCTACTTGCGCTGGCTTGTCCGCGAAGCCTATCGGCGCGAAGTTATCTCGGGCGGGCGCTTTCGTGACTTCTGCACTCTCGCAAAGTTAGATGTAGAAGAAGAATTTGCGCAGGTGCAAGCGCATTTTGATTGA
- a CDS encoding GNAT family N-acetyltransferase: protein MHVRPMLVGDVAGVVALQRACFPEPFPADQLWQGQHLLAHLITFPEGQFVADIKGQIVGSASALRISEATWQAHLPWEETLGGFEFRNYEPHGTTLYGADISVHPGFRRRGIARALYEARFACVRQLGLVRYGTACRIPDFAGSGFEDPGAYCQAVSERQRQDRTLSPLLAMGLTLVDVIRDYMPDPESGDSAALLEWIS from the coding sequence ATGCACGTGCGGCCGATGCTGGTCGGCGACGTGGCGGGCGTGGTGGCGCTGCAACGCGCGTGCTTTCCCGAGCCGTTTCCGGCGGATCAATTGTGGCAAGGGCAGCATCTGCTCGCGCACTTGATCACGTTTCCCGAGGGACAGTTTGTCGCCGACATCAAGGGGCAGATTGTCGGGTCGGCCAGTGCCCTGCGCATCAGCGAGGCGACCTGGCAAGCGCACCTACCCTGGGAGGAGACGCTCGGCGGATTCGAGTTCCGCAACTATGAGCCCCATGGCACCACGCTGTACGGCGCCGACATCAGCGTGCATCCGGGGTTCCGTCGCCGCGGCATCGCCCGCGCCCTGTACGAGGCGCGGTTTGCGTGTGTGCGGCAACTCGGCTTAGTTCGTTATGGCACCGCGTGCCGCATCCCCGATTTCGCAGGGAGTGGATTCGAAGACCCAGGCGCGTATTGCCAAGCGGTGAGCGAGCGTCAGCGGCAGGACAGGACGCTCAGCCCTTTGCTCGCGATGGGGTTGACCCTGGTGGACGTGATTCGCGACTACATGCCTGATCCCGAATCCGGCGATTCCGCCGCGCTCCTTGAATGGATTAGTTGA
- a CDS encoding ParB/RepB/Spo0J family partition protein → MRRALGKGLAQLIEEQQVDTGVSTLALAEITPNRQQPRTRFDDDTIAELAASIKEHGLLQPILVRAVADSKYEIIAGERRYRAAKLAGLTEVPALIRAATSQDVLQMALIENIQREDISPIECARAFKELSDLYGLTQEQIATRVGKNRATVANTMRLLRLPADIQDALEQGVISEGHARALLGLDSAVQQLALFKKILEIGLTVREVERLVSGKTAPETNPTRAVVPKDPNLSALERALSTYLGSQTEIQPGKVGGRMTISYHSDEELQQILERLGVSL, encoded by the coding sequence ATGCGGCGCGCACTAGGGAAAGGACTCGCACAACTGATCGAGGAGCAGCAGGTAGATACCGGAGTATCCACCCTGGCGCTGGCCGAGATCACGCCCAACCGGCAACAGCCGCGGACCCGGTTCGACGACGACACCATCGCCGAACTCGCCGCCTCCATTAAGGAGCATGGGCTGTTGCAACCGATTTTGGTGCGCGCGGTCGCGGATTCCAAGTACGAAATCATCGCCGGCGAGCGGCGCTATCGCGCCGCAAAACTGGCCGGGCTCACCGAGGTTCCGGCGCTCATTCGCGCCGCCACGTCGCAAGACGTGCTGCAGATGGCGCTGATCGAAAACATTCAGCGCGAAGACATCAGCCCGATTGAATGCGCGCGCGCCTTCAAGGAGCTTTCCGACCTCTATGGCCTGACGCAAGAGCAAATCGCGACCCGCGTCGGCAAGAATCGGGCGACGGTGGCCAACACCATGCGGCTGCTTCGTCTGCCGGCGGATATTCAGGACGCGCTGGAGCAGGGCGTCATCAGCGAGGGCCACGCCCGGGCGCTGCTGGGGCTCGATAGCGCCGTGCAGCAGCTTGCGCTGTTCAAAAAGATTTTGGAAATCGGGCTTACGGTTCGCGAAGTGGAGCGACTTGTCTCGGGCAAGACCGCGCCGGAAACCAACCCGACCCGCGCGGTCGTGCCGAAAGACCCCAACCTCAGCGCGTTGGAGCGTGCGTTGAGCACCTATCTGGGTTCGCAGACCGAGATTCAGCCGGGCAAGGTTGGCGGTCGGATGACGATTAGTTACCACTCCGACGAAGAGCTTCAGCAGATTTTGGAGCGCCTCGGCGTTTCGCTCTGA
- a CDS encoding imidazolonepropionase yields the protein MSEFAIIHASLLTMGDRGLIRDGAMMVRDGRISWIGATNELAYGGDTVDARGGLVSPGFVDSHTHLVFAGHRAGEFDQRNAGASYQEIAAAGGGIKRSVEQVRAASTPELTQQATRHAEWLLANGTTSAEVKSGYGLSLTDELRLLEVAGGLEASTGLAVSPTFLGAHAVPTGTDGDEYLAHVLHDMLPAVKQQGLARAVDMFVEDRYFTPDAARKLAAHRGDLALRLHVDQFGDAGGAALAVELGAQSADHLEFTGEAGIRALAASNTVAGLLPASVAALGRDHYANARSMLDAGCRVALATDFNPGTAPYASMASVMHLARLHMGMTAMECWQASTIRGAESLGWAADRGSLELGKRADLVLWDVADPEEIGYWVGVFPRKVWVAGNLRVSR from the coding sequence GTGAGCGAGTTTGCCATTATCCACGCATCGCTGCTGACCATGGGCGATCGTGGCCTCATTCGCGATGGCGCGATGATGGTGCGCGACGGGCGCATTTCGTGGATCGGCGCGACCAATGAGCTGGCTTACGGTGGCGACACCGTGGATGCTCGCGGCGGGCTGGTTTCGCCGGGATTTGTGGATTCGCACACGCACTTGGTGTTCGCGGGGCACCGCGCGGGCGAGTTCGATCAACGAAACGCCGGCGCGAGTTACCAGGAAATCGCCGCCGCGGGCGGCGGCATCAAGCGAAGCGTCGAGCAGGTGCGTGCGGCCAGCACGCCGGAGCTCACGCAGCAGGCCACCCGCCACGCGGAGTGGCTACTGGCCAACGGAACCACGTCGGCGGAAGTCAAAAGCGGTTACGGCCTTTCGCTAACCGATGAGCTGCGCTTGCTGGAAGTCGCGGGCGGCCTCGAAGCCTCGACCGGTCTTGCTGTGAGCCCGACGTTTCTGGGTGCGCACGCAGTTCCCACCGGCACTGACGGCGACGAATACCTGGCGCATGTGTTGCACGACATGCTGCCCGCGGTTAAGCAACAGGGCCTCGCGCGGGCCGTGGACATGTTCGTGGAGGACCGCTACTTTACGCCGGATGCGGCGCGAAAGCTGGCCGCGCACCGCGGCGATCTCGCGTTGCGGTTGCATGTCGATCAGTTTGGCGATGCGGGTGGCGCGGCTCTGGCCGTGGAACTCGGCGCGCAAAGCGCCGACCATCTGGAGTTCACCGGCGAGGCGGGCATCCGCGCGCTGGCGGCGAGCAACACCGTCGCGGGTTTGTTGCCGGCATCGGTGGCGGCGCTTGGGCGCGATCACTACGCCAACGCTCGGTCGATGCTCGACGCCGGGTGCCGGGTGGCACTGGCGACTGACTTTAACCCCGGCACCGCACCCTACGCGAGCATGGCAAGCGTCATGCATTTGGCGCGATTACACATGGGGATGACGGCCATGGAGTGTTGGCAAGCCAGCACAATTCGCGGGGCCGAGTCGCTTGGCTGGGCGGCGGATCGCGGTTCGTTGGAACTTGGCAAGCGCGCGGACCTCGTTTTGTGGGATGTCGCGGATCCGGAGGAAATCGGCTATTGGGTGGGCGTCTTCCCCCGCAAAGTTTGGGTCGCCGGGAACCTGCGTGTGTCTCGATAA
- a CDS encoding agmatinase family protein, with product MTLHRDAEWPRAGEWLASASATNPALTVVGVPFQRSISPGRADLAPAAIRDALLKYSTYHPDHHLDLRDLAALDAGDIAWTNDDDPSKEIAFALRKAAGTLVLLGGDNFITRPGVHGLGVPLEQVGLLTLDAHLDVRNFDAGLHNGNPIRALMDDGLPGENVVQLGLLPFANSREYWEYARGQGITSVTANTVREQGLAGCVQRTLDDFAARGLTVYVNLDVDVLDRAFSPGTPGARPGGFTPDEVAAAAFACGRCTAVRAMDLVEIDPNTDQNGLSCLAAARFFLEFATGVLARGEA from the coding sequence ATGACCCTGCATAGAGATGCAGAATGGCCCCGCGCGGGCGAATGGCTAGCCTCGGCATCGGCGACGAATCCGGCCCTCACGGTGGTGGGGGTGCCGTTTCAGCGCTCGATTTCGCCGGGGCGAGCGGACCTCGCGCCAGCGGCAATACGGGACGCCCTCCTTAAATACTCCACCTACCACCCCGACCATCACCTCGACTTGCGCGATTTGGCGGCGCTGGATGCGGGCGACATCGCCTGGACCAACGACGACGACCCGAGCAAGGAGATCGCCTTTGCTTTGCGAAAGGCGGCGGGGACGTTGGTGCTGTTGGGTGGCGACAACTTCATCACTCGTCCGGGAGTGCACGGGCTCGGCGTGCCGCTGGAGCAAGTCGGGTTGCTCACGCTGGACGCGCACTTGGACGTGCGGAATTTCGATGCGGGGTTGCATAACGGCAACCCGATTCGCGCGCTGATGGACGATGGTTTGCCGGGCGAAAACGTGGTTCAGTTGGGGCTGCTGCCCTTCGCCAATTCGCGCGAGTATTGGGAGTACGCCCGCGGCCAAGGAATCACGAGCGTCACCGCGAACACAGTGCGCGAGCAAGGGCTAGCCGGCTGCGTGCAACGGACGCTTGACGACTTCGCCGCCCGCGGACTCACCGTGTATGTGAACCTCGACGTGGACGTGCTCGACCGAGCTTTCTCGCCGGGAACTCCGGGCGCGCGGCCCGGCGGATTCACGCCCGACGAGGTCGCCGCGGCGGCCTTCGCGTGCGGCCGGTGCACGGCGGTGCGGGCCATGGATTTGGTGGAGATTGACCCGAACACCGATCAAAACGGACTTTCGTGTTTGGCGGCGGCTCGGTTCTTCCTCGAGTTTGCGACCGGCGTGTTGGCCCGAGGCGAGGCGTGA